The following are encoded in a window of Haloarcula halophila genomic DNA:
- a CDS encoding methionine adenosyltransferase — protein sequence MTDRNIHVKPESGVAVEDQEVEIVERKGIGHPDSICDGVAESVSRRLATAYIDRVGKVLHYNTDETQLVAGTAAPAYGGGEVLEPIYLLIVGRATKTYEGTRIPAERLALEAAREYLDEQFPNLDVGSDVIVDVQLGEGSGDLQTVFGEEAAIPMANDTSYGVGHAPLSETERIVYNTERRLTGEYAADNPVVGEDVKVMGKREGDHIDVTVAVAMVDEYVAGLEEYKDAVADVREYVSGLAEGYTDRDISVHVNTADDYENESIYLTTTGTSAEQGDDGSVGRGNRANGLITPNRPMSMEATSGKNPVNHIGKIYNLLSTSIAESVVEEVDGIRQLQLRLLSQIGSPIDDPHVADAMLVTEDGVSVGDIEAEVRAAVDDELADVTEITRQVIEGDVTTF from the coding sequence ATGACCGACCGGAACATCCACGTCAAGCCCGAGAGCGGGGTCGCAGTCGAAGACCAGGAAGTCGAGATCGTCGAGCGAAAGGGGATCGGTCATCCGGACTCCATCTGTGACGGCGTCGCCGAGAGCGTCTCCCGCCGGCTGGCGACCGCGTACATCGACCGCGTCGGGAAGGTCCTCCACTACAACACCGACGAGACGCAACTCGTCGCCGGGACGGCTGCGCCGGCCTACGGCGGCGGCGAAGTCCTCGAACCGATCTATCTGCTGATCGTCGGCCGGGCGACCAAGACCTACGAAGGGACCCGAATCCCGGCCGAGCGGCTCGCACTGGAGGCCGCCCGCGAGTACCTCGACGAGCAGTTCCCCAACCTCGACGTCGGCTCGGACGTCATCGTCGACGTACAACTGGGCGAAGGCTCGGGCGACCTCCAGACGGTCTTCGGCGAGGAAGCCGCCATCCCGATGGCAAACGACACGAGCTACGGTGTCGGCCACGCGCCCCTCTCGGAGACCGAACGGATCGTCTACAACACCGAGCGCCGACTGACCGGGGAGTACGCTGCCGACAACCCCGTGGTCGGTGAGGACGTGAAAGTGATGGGCAAACGCGAGGGCGACCACATCGATGTGACCGTCGCCGTGGCGATGGTCGACGAGTACGTCGCCGGCCTGGAGGAGTACAAGGACGCCGTCGCCGACGTCCGCGAATACGTCTCCGGGTTGGCCGAGGGGTACACAGACCGGGACATCTCCGTCCACGTCAACACCGCGGACGACTACGAGAACGAGTCGATCTACCTGACGACGACCGGGACCAGCGCCGAGCAGGGCGACGACGGCTCGGTCGGCCGGGGGAACCGCGCCAACGGCCTCATCACGCCCAACCGCCCGATGAGCATGGAAGCCACCTCCGGAAAGAACCCGGTCAACCACATCGGGAAGATCTACAACCTCCTCTCGACGTCGATCGCCGAGTCCGTCGTCGAGGAGGTCGACGGGATCCGTCAGCTCCAGCTCCGGTTGCTCTCACAGATCGGCTCACCCATCGACGACCCACACGTCGCCGACGCGATGCTGGTCACCGAAGACGGCGTCTCGGTCGGCGACATCGAGGCGGAGGTCCGTGCGGCCGTCGACGACGAACTCGCGGACGTGACTGAGATCACTCGGCAGGTCATCGAGGGCGACGTGACGACGTTCTGA
- the pyrB gene encoding aspartate carbamoyltransferase codes for MRHDHIISAKQLSRADIEEVLDHAATIAEDPAAFADRHSDTLLGLLFFEPSTRTKMSFATAMKRLGGDIVDMGSVESSSVKKGESLADTVRVVEGYADALVLRHPMEGSAKMASEFVDVPLVNAGDGAGQHPTQTLLDLYTIRENAGFDDLTIGIMGDLKYGRTVHSLAHALTTVDAHQHFISPESLQLPRSVRYDLHEQGAGVREHTDLDEILPALDVLYVTRIQRERFPDESEYREVAGQYQIDGETLDVAKDDLTVMHPLPRVDEIAHEIDQTDHAKYFEQAHNGVPVRMALLDLILGGEPR; via the coding sequence ATGCGGCACGACCACATCATCAGCGCCAAACAACTCTCACGGGCCGATATCGAGGAGGTGCTCGATCACGCCGCTACGATCGCGGAGGACCCGGCTGCCTTCGCCGACCGGCACAGCGACACGCTGTTGGGACTGCTCTTCTTCGAGCCCAGCACGCGCACGAAGATGAGCTTCGCGACGGCGATGAAGCGTCTGGGTGGCGACATCGTCGACATGGGGTCGGTCGAATCATCCAGTGTCAAGAAAGGGGAGTCGCTGGCCGATACGGTCCGGGTCGTCGAGGGCTACGCGGACGCGCTCGTCCTCCGCCACCCGATGGAGGGATCGGCGAAGATGGCCAGCGAGTTCGTCGACGTGCCGCTTGTCAACGCGGGCGACGGGGCCGGCCAGCACCCGACACAGACGCTGCTCGACCTCTATACGATCCGAGAGAACGCCGGGTTCGACGACCTCACGATCGGGATTATGGGTGATCTGAAGTACGGACGGACAGTCCACTCACTGGCTCACGCGCTGACGACGGTCGACGCCCACCAACATTTCATCAGCCCCGAGTCACTGCAACTGCCCCGGTCGGTCCGGTACGACCTCCACGAACAGGGAGCAGGCGTCCGGGAACATACCGACCTCGACGAGATCCTCCCAGCACTCGACGTGCTGTACGTGACCCGAATCCAGCGCGAGCGGTTCCCCGACGAGAGCGAGTACCGCGAGGTAGCCGGCCAGTACCAGATCGACGGGGAGACACTCGACGTTGCGAAGGACGATCTCACGGTGATGCATCCCCTCCCCCGCGTCGACGAGATCGCCCACGAGATCGATCAGACGGACCACGCGAAGTACTTCGAGCAGGCCCACAACGGCGTTCCGGTCCGGATGGCACTGCTCGATCTGATACTCGGAGGTGAACCACGATGA
- the cyaB gene encoding class IV adenylate cyclase, with protein sequence MYEVEVKVPAHLATVADRLADLGAERTRTVVQEDTYYDAPHRDFAETDEALRVRRETREGTTTARMTYKGPLVDDESKTRTEVETGVDDGDDADVLFRNLGFDPVATVEKDRRFYSYDGYTVTLDAVEGVGEYVEVETEVESEDAVEAAREGAYGVLRDLGLDPADQRRTSYLGMLLDDS encoded by the coding sequence ATGTACGAAGTGGAGGTGAAGGTTCCGGCCCACCTCGCGACGGTTGCGGACCGCCTCGCCGACCTCGGAGCGGAACGGACCAGAACGGTCGTCCAGGAAGACACCTACTACGACGCACCCCATCGGGACTTCGCCGAGACCGACGAGGCGTTACGCGTCCGTCGGGAGACCCGCGAGGGGACGACGACGGCCCGGATGACCTACAAGGGACCGCTCGTCGACGACGAATCCAAGACGCGAACGGAGGTCGAGACGGGCGTCGACGACGGGGATGACGCGGATGTGCTCTTTCGGAATCTCGGATTCGACCCCGTCGCCACCGTCGAGAAGGACCGCCGGTTCTACAGCTACGACGGCTACACGGTCACGCTCGACGCCGTCGAGGGCGTCGGCGAGTACGTCGAAGTCGAGACGGAAGTCGAGTCCGAAGACGCCGTCGAGGCGGCACGCGAGGGGGCATATGGCGTACTCAGGGACCTCGGACTCGACCCGGCGGACCAACGCCGGACGTCGTATCTCGGGATGTTGCTCGACGATTCTTGA
- a CDS encoding DUF488 family protein: protein MDGRVGDTYVAALQHGLADRSGDETLVGVVREPTSWFHAAVDENIPELGPPPDLLAEAKQVTEEFKRRGMCDEGAHNAAWEEIDFADRYRTALASEAAARAALADLRGRVDDGESVLLVCFEGESKRCHRTLLRERLTAPEPVG from the coding sequence ATGGACGGCCGCGTCGGGGACACCTACGTCGCCGCACTCCAGCACGGCCTCGCGGACCGATCGGGCGACGAGACGCTGGTCGGTGTCGTCCGGGAACCGACGAGCTGGTTCCACGCTGCGGTCGACGAGAACATCCCGGAACTCGGTCCGCCTCCCGACCTACTCGCCGAGGCGAAACAGGTGACCGAGGAGTTCAAACGCCGAGGGATGTGCGACGAGGGCGCTCACAACGCCGCCTGGGAGGAGATCGACTTCGCTGATCGGTACCGAACGGCTCTGGCGAGCGAGGCCGCGGCACGGGCAGCACTGGCCGATCTCCGTGGCCGCGTCGACGACGGCGAATCGGTCCTGCTCGTCTGCTTCGAGGGCGAATCCAAGCGGTGTCACCGCACGCTCCTCCGAGAGCGGTTGACGGCCCCAGAGCCCGTCGGGTGA
- a CDS encoding RAD55 family ATPase — MVNRLRTGIDVLDRKLDGGIPAGSIVTLSAHPASQAELFLYELTATRGTLWLSLDRTAESVVASIEQTPANTGDPTVRHISGEAPLDNAGKLVSALPETSNLIVDPLDVLESQEPHSRFRAFMNDLQNHIVNTNSLGILHCLNGRDVPPLRDTTEHFADVVFQLNTQIEGDEIANRLAIPKFRGGRAPNDVIKLDLVEEVSIDTSRDIA, encoded by the coding sequence ATGGTGAACCGGTTACGGACGGGCATCGACGTCCTCGACAGGAAACTCGACGGCGGGATCCCCGCCGGGAGTATCGTCACCCTGTCCGCACACCCGGCGAGCCAGGCGGAGCTGTTCCTCTACGAACTCACCGCCACGCGCGGGACCCTGTGGCTCTCGCTGGACCGGACCGCCGAGTCCGTCGTCGCCAGCATCGAACAGACGCCCGCCAACACCGGCGACCCAACGGTCCGGCACATCTCCGGCGAGGCCCCGCTGGACAACGCGGGCAAACTCGTCTCGGCGCTGCCCGAGACCTCGAACCTGATCGTCGATCCGCTGGACGTCCTCGAATCCCAGGAGCCACACTCCCGCTTTCGCGCGTTCATGAACGACCTCCAGAACCACATCGTCAACACGAACAGTCTGGGCATCCTCCACTGTCTCAACGGCCGGGACGTCCCGCCGCTGCGTGACACCACCGAGCACTTCGCCGACGTCGTCTTCCAACTCAACACCCAGATCGAGGGCGACGAGATCGCCAACCGGCTGGCGATCCCGAAGTTCCGTGGCGGCCGTGCGCCCAACGACGTGATCAAACTCGACCTCGTCGAGGAGGTCAGCATCGACACCTCCCGGGATATCGCCTGA
- a CDS encoding helix-turn-helix transcriptional regulator, with amino-acid sequence MGGPPEFVDTIARRRELLTLLVEPRTKPELVEATDVARSTVDRAIESLRADELVSREGSTYTATYAGRHAGDAYDRFVSRTRALRAAQPVLDPLPPDISIPAAALDSATVIETTPEAPLAPVQHNAERIAEASEFRGTGPTVIPQYTEQITALVEDGATVELVLTDGAVDALRENYTEDYEQLRAAADLSLSVTAEPMPYAVWTAQTPDGPVSGLVVYTDSGISGVVTNDADAMNDWARAEYESYLASARPLD; translated from the coding sequence ATGGGAGGCCCACCGGAATTCGTCGATACGATCGCTCGGCGACGGGAGTTACTCACGCTGCTCGTGGAACCCAGAACCAAACCGGAACTCGTCGAAGCCACCGACGTCGCCCGCTCGACGGTCGACAGAGCGATCGAATCGCTCCGGGCGGACGAACTGGTCAGCCGCGAGGGAAGCACGTACACGGCGACCTACGCAGGCCGACACGCCGGTGACGCCTACGACCGGTTCGTCTCCCGGACCCGGGCACTCCGGGCCGCCCAGCCCGTCCTCGATCCGTTACCGCCCGATATCTCGATCCCGGCGGCCGCTCTCGATAGCGCGACGGTCATCGAGACGACCCCGGAAGCACCCCTGGCACCCGTCCAGCACAACGCCGAACGGATCGCCGAGGCCAGCGAGTTTCGGGGCACCGGACCGACAGTTATCCCGCAGTACACCGAGCAGATAACCGCCCTCGTCGAGGACGGAGCGACCGTCGAACTAGTGTTGACCGACGGGGCCGTCGACGCGCTCCGCGAGAACTACACCGAGGACTACGAACAGTTACGCGCCGCCGCCGATCTCTCGCTGTCAGTGACAGCGGAGCCGATGCCCTATGCGGTCTGGACTGCACAGACGCCGGATGGCCCGGTTAGCGGGCTCGTCGTCTACACCGACTCGGGAATCAGTGGGGTCGTCACGAACGACGCGGACGCGATGAACGACTGGGCGCGAGCCGAGTACGAATCCTATCTGGCGAGCGCGCGACCACTCGATTAG
- a CDS encoding threonine ammonia-lyase — protein MDGQYEPVESPDETTVFPYHDLTPPTPADVEAAGEVVSEYLPTTPLVRSEPLSAALEADVYLKREDTLPTGAFKVRGGVNLVATLPEEFRDRGLVAASSGNHGQSVAWAGREFDVPVTIGVPEAANDDKVREMRRLGAEVIRHGDDYDDAREYIEELAVERQARYVHSGNEPKLLAGVGTAGLEILDELGEIDYLFSPIGGGSSAAGYCLTVGAETDAKIIGAQSEAAPAMYRAWQEDTLAAHERMETMAEGVATRVPFALTMEVLREDLADFRLVSEDAIRDGVARVFCEDRIVLEGACATAVAAAFQMREELAGQTVVIPVSGRNIEQSKLERILAESDYPG, from the coding sequence ATGGACGGTCAGTACGAACCCGTAGAGTCGCCCGACGAGACGACCGTCTTCCCGTATCATGACCTCACACCGCCGACGCCCGCTGACGTCGAAGCCGCCGGAGAAGTCGTCAGCGAGTACCTCCCGACGACACCGCTGGTCCGTAGCGAACCCCTCTCGGCGGCGCTGGAGGCGGATGTCTATCTCAAGCGCGAGGACACGCTCCCGACTGGGGCGTTCAAAGTACGGGGGGGTGTCAACCTCGTCGCCACGCTGCCCGAGGAGTTCCGCGACCGGGGCCTCGTCGCCGCAAGCTCCGGAAACCACGGCCAGTCCGTCGCCTGGGCCGGCCGCGAGTTCGACGTTCCGGTCACGATCGGCGTCCCCGAAGCGGCAAACGACGACAAGGTCCGGGAGATGCGCCGACTCGGCGCCGAGGTGATCCGCCACGGTGACGATTACGACGACGCCCGGGAGTACATCGAGGAGTTGGCCGTCGAGCGCCAGGCCCGCTACGTCCACTCGGGCAACGAGCCGAAGCTGCTCGCCGGCGTCGGGACCGCCGGCCTGGAGATCCTCGACGAACTCGGCGAGATCGACTACCTGTTCAGCCCCATCGGCGGCGGCTCCTCCGCCGCCGGCTACTGTCTCACGGTGGGAGCCGAGACGGATGCGAAGATCATCGGCGCACAGTCGGAGGCGGCTCCCGCGATGTATCGGGCCTGGCAGGAGGACACGCTCGCCGCCCACGAGCGCATGGAGACGATGGCCGAGGGTGTCGCGACGCGGGTCCCGTTCGCGCTCACGATGGAGGTCCTGCGCGAGGACCTCGCGGACTTCCGGCTCGTCTCCGAGGACGCTATCAGGGACGGCGTCGCCCGCGTCTTCTGTGAGGACCGCATCGTGCTGGAGGGTGCCTGTGCCACTGCCGTCGCGGCCGCGTTCCAGATGCGCGAGGAACTCGCCGGTCAGACGGTCGTGATCCCCGTTTCCGGCCGAAATATCGAGCAATCGAAGCTCGAACGCATCCTCGCGGAGAGCGACTACCCCGGCTGA
- a CDS encoding PLP-dependent cysteine synthase family protein: MHDDILDTVGSPLVSVDAPAGATVAAKVESFNPGGSAKDRPAAFMIERAEREGDLASGDTLVEPTSGNTGIGLAMVGAVKGYDVVLVMPSSKSPERREIMRAYGAEIELVEGDISTAKDRADELTDQAGYIQLRQFDNPANPRAHYETTGAEVIEQVGDRTVDALVAGVGTGGTISGTGKRLREAFPEMDIVAVEPADNAVLSGMEPGTGQDSFQGMGPGFVSPNTDVDLIDDVLTVELDDAEAECRRLAREEGILVGQSSGASNLAAREWAQRLLDDGVEDPLVVTVYWDSGERYMSTGMFD, translated from the coding sequence ATGCACGACGATATTCTCGATACCGTGGGCTCTCCGCTGGTGTCGGTCGATGCGCCGGCGGGGGCGACAGTCGCCGCCAAGGTCGAGTCGTTCAACCCAGGGGGCTCCGCGAAAGATCGGCCGGCGGCGTTCATGATCGAACGGGCCGAGCGAGAGGGGGACCTCGCGTCGGGTGACACGCTGGTCGAACCGACGAGCGGCAACACCGGAATCGGGTTGGCGATGGTCGGCGCGGTCAAGGGCTACGACGTGGTGCTCGTGATGCCGTCCTCGAAGTCCCCCGAGCGCCGTGAGATCATGCGAGCCTACGGCGCGGAGATCGAACTCGTCGAGGGTGACATCTCGACGGCGAAAGATCGGGCCGACGAACTCACGGATCAGGCTGGGTACATCCAGTTGCGCCAGTTCGACAACCCGGCAAATCCGCGGGCACACTACGAGACGACCGGCGCGGAGGTCATCGAGCAGGTCGGCGACCGGACCGTCGACGCGCTGGTCGCCGGCGTCGGGACCGGCGGGACGATCAGTGGCACCGGGAAGCGGCTCCGCGAGGCGTTCCCCGAGATGGATATCGTCGCCGTCGAACCCGCGGACAACGCCGTCCTCTCCGGAATGGAACCGGGGACCGGCCAGGACAGCTTCCAGGGGATGGGACCGGGGTTCGTCAGCCCGAACACCGACGTCGATCTCATCGACGACGTCCTCACCGTCGAACTCGACGACGCCGAAGCGGAGTGCCGCCGCCTCGCCCGGGAGGAAGGCATCCTCGTCGGCCAGTCCTCCGGCGCTTCGAACCTCGCCGCACGCGAGTGGGCACAGCGACTCCTCGACGACGGCGTCGAGGACCCGCTCGTCGTCACCGTCTACTGGGACAGCGGCGAGCGGTACATGTCGACCGGGATGTTCGACTAA
- a CDS encoding thioredoxin family protein — translation MSDSERLETMEPNPVWVEDAYTDSVDVLKRYSDDLIFKIWGGDWCKDCRAQLPDFGAALDAAGIPDTQIYHYPVEKEDDGSKTGEAVEAYGIEYIPTVVVEHDGEEIARFVEEEPVPILVYLADEIGAALE, via the coding sequence ATGAGCGACTCGGAGCGACTGGAGACCATGGAACCGAACCCGGTGTGGGTCGAGGACGCCTACACCGATTCGGTCGACGTACTGAAACGCTACAGCGACGACCTGATCTTCAAGATCTGGGGCGGAGACTGGTGTAAGGACTGTCGCGCCCAGCTCCCCGATTTCGGGGCCGCGCTGGACGCAGCCGGAATCCCGGACACGCAGATCTATCACTACCCCGTCGAGAAGGAGGACGACGGCTCCAAGACCGGCGAAGCCGTCGAGGCGTACGGGATCGAGTACATCCCGACTGTCGTCGTCGAACACGACGGCGAGGAGATCGCCCGCTTCGTCGAGGAGGAGCCGGTTCCGATCCTCGTGTACCTCGCAGACGAGATCGGGGCCGCGCTGGAGTAG
- a CDS encoding FKBP-type peptidyl-prolyl cis-trans isomerase, translating to MSNESEADADDVEEGADEATEAGLQDGDVIKLAYTARTVEDGSLVDTTDEEVAEDEGVDTEQQEFGPRTIVLGEGHIFPDVEEDITGKEVGDEGTVRIAAADAFGEYDEEQVRTISKDKIPEDDRYPGAHVQIENEQGHVETIIGGRARVDFNHPLAGEDVEYEYEIVAEVTDREEKAQGIIQMMLDMELDLWFETETVEEEQLVESDDEDDEESEPEYETVEVEKDTLYIEATPQLTMNQQWMMGKQQIAQQLTQLLGVDRIIVQEEIGGGGMGMPGMMGGMGGGPGGADLEEALEDADVDAEEIVDEIDGAEE from the coding sequence ATGAGCAACGAGTCCGAGGCCGACGCCGACGACGTTGAGGAAGGAGCAGACGAAGCAACCGAGGCAGGCCTGCAGGATGGCGACGTCATCAAACTCGCCTACACCGCACGCACCGTCGAGGACGGCTCGCTCGTCGACACGACCGACGAGGAAGTCGCCGAAGACGAGGGTGTCGACACCGAACAGCAGGAGTTCGGCCCCCGCACGATCGTTCTGGGTGAGGGCCACATCTTCCCGGACGTCGAGGAAGACATCACCGGCAAGGAAGTCGGTGACGAGGGCACCGTCAGGATCGCGGCCGCCGACGCCTTCGGCGAGTACGACGAAGAGCAGGTCCGGACGATCTCGAAGGACAAGATCCCGGAGGACGACCGCTACCCCGGCGCGCACGTCCAGATCGAGAACGAGCAGGGCCACGTCGAGACGATCATCGGCGGACGCGCCCGCGTCGACTTCAACCACCCGCTGGCCGGCGAGGACGTCGAGTACGAGTACGAGATCGTCGCCGAGGTCACCGACCGCGAGGAGAAGGCCCAGGGCATCATCCAGATGATGCTGGACATGGAGCTCGACCTCTGGTTCGAGACCGAGACGGTCGAAGAGGAACAGCTCGTCGAGAGCGACGACGAGGACGACGAGGAGTCCGAACCCGAGTACGAGACCGTCGAGGTCGAGAAGGACACCCTCTACATCGAGGCGACGCCCCAGCTGACGATGAACCAGCAGTGGATGATGGGCAAACAGCAGATCGCCCAGCAGCTCACCCAGCTACTCGGCGTCGACCGCATCATTGTCCAGGAGGAGATCGGTGGCGGCGGCATGGGCATGCCCGGCATGATGGGCGGCATGGGCGGCGGCCCCGGCGGTGCCGACCTCGAAGAAGCGCTGGAAGACGCCGACGTCGACGCCGAGGAGATCGTCGACGAGATCGACGGCGCGGAGGAGTAA
- a CDS encoding MinD/ParA family ATP-binding protein, whose protein sequence is MLAIAGGKGGCGKTTSALGIASALGARGHRPLVVDADRQMPDIHHRVGIDRTPGIERLRRTGLSPLTRRSDRFPRLDVLPCGTADRSTLASALEQLRGRDRPVLVDCPAGAGPDAAVPLRRADRSVVVATPTEQSLRDAAKTAAMARELDSPPSLAVLTRSDGSTQPGDLLGCRDVVHVPEVSEPPLEARGVAVRYAAVAKRLDKRNI, encoded by the coding sequence ATGCTCGCTATCGCAGGCGGGAAAGGTGGCTGTGGGAAGACGACGAGTGCGCTCGGGATCGCCAGCGCGCTGGGCGCTCGCGGCCACCGGCCGCTCGTCGTCGACGCGGACAGACAGATGCCCGATATCCACCACCGCGTCGGGATCGATCGGACCCCGGGAATCGAACGACTCCGTCGGACCGGACTCTCACCGCTCACCCGCCGATCGGATCGGTTCCCACGTCTCGACGTGCTCCCGTGTGGTACCGCCGATCGGTCGACGCTCGCGAGCGCCCTCGAACAACTTCGGGGACGTGACCGACCGGTTCTGGTCGATTGTCCCGCCGGCGCCGGTCCCGACGCTGCCGTCCCGCTTCGCCGCGCCGACCGGAGTGTCGTCGTGGCGACACCGACCGAACAGAGCCTCCGAGACGCCGCTAAGACCGCGGCGATGGCCCGTGAACTCGATTCCCCTCCCTCGCTGGCCGTCCTCACCCGCAGCGACGGATCGACCCAACCGGGCGATCTCCTGGGGTGTCGGGACGTGGTACACGTCCCCGAGGTATCAGAACCTCCACTCGAAGCGAGGGGTGTCGCCGTTCGGTACGCAGCAGTCGCAAAACGCCTGGATAAGCGGAATATTTAA
- a CDS encoding DUF5804 family protein, whose translation MTQVCLVGDDEVNLGYELLSRETARDALMTYDLREPFENTVAVETVSLGAAVALLNDLNWYLVRFVDAALVKEPSVSETEWLSRDLAAAVRDDRVTPDQTDRFLMVYGVEQQAVETEQAGPESTGPPRLVEPMLVTRTGEVIPEYDLREVDETLVVRVTEDEFGA comes from the coding sequence ATGACACAGGTCTGTCTCGTCGGCGACGACGAGGTGAACCTCGGGTACGAACTTCTCTCCCGCGAGACGGCCAGAGACGCGTTGATGACGTACGACCTGCGTGAACCGTTCGAAAACACCGTCGCGGTCGAGACGGTGAGCCTGGGTGCGGCAGTCGCACTGCTGAACGACCTCAACTGGTATCTGGTCCGTTTTGTCGACGCCGCGCTCGTCAAAGAGCCCTCGGTCAGTGAGACCGAGTGGCTCTCGCGGGACCTTGCTGCGGCAGTCAGGGACGACCGCGTCACACCCGACCAGACCGACCGGTTCCTGATGGTCTACGGCGTCGAGCAGCAGGCTGTCGAGACGGAGCAGGCCGGACCCGAGTCGACGGGGCCGCCCCGGCTCGTCGAACCGATGCTGGTCACGCGGACGGGCGAGGTCATCCCCGAATACGACCTCCGTGAGGTCGACGAGACGCTGGTCGTGCGGGTGACGGAAGACGAGTTCGGAGCGTAG